In Trifolium pratense cultivar HEN17-A07 linkage group LG7, ARS_RC_1.1, whole genome shotgun sequence, a genomic segment contains:
- the LOC123896537 gene encoding uncharacterized protein LOC123896537, with the protein MTMEMVSKEAQMSIAASSMFPGFRFCPTDEELISYYLRKKLDGHEESVQVISEVELCKYEPWDLPAKSFIQSDNEWFFFSPRGRKYPNGSQSKRATDCGYWKATGKERNVKSGSNVIGTKRTLVFHLGRAPKGERTEWIMHEYCVSDRSPDSLVVCRLKRNTEFRVNDASNRASSSQVNPVHSHESDCAVSEGGIDDKRRICDHEQEKEVDGSSRRDSSSYGSPSMEQIDSVSESNQRPANDATLTDFSGQLKMDEEDCYAEILKNDIIKLDESSMAQGAQTRQHDLAYSHPCQGTAQRRIRLRVAKSTHSQTGVRFSRTMHQSKSSFFAKMTNRLMIFAFFVFTLMAIFFWYLLGGHKQLRNIVGKFRALGVMSRPMLLVFLLIILIITSQFEWKQPLVSDVESNSSLTQKQHRISNAEETVKEKIILVQEKNIRRLNELVRHLQEQLQQCKGNNGTINSTVVPLTERILELERQQILED; encoded by the exons ATGACAATGGAAATGGTTTCTAAGGAAGCTCAGATGTCTATTGCTGCTTCTTCTATGTTTCCTGGTTTCAGATTTTGTCCCACTGATGAAGAGTTGATTTCTTATTATCTTAGAAAAAAATTAGATGGTCATGAAGAAAGTGTTCAGGTTATTTCTGAGGTTGAACTTTGTAAATATGAACCTTGGGATTTACCAG CCAAATCATTCATTCAATCAGATAACGAGTGGTTCTTCTTCTCACCCCGTGGAAGAAAGTATCCAAACGGTTCACAAAGTAAAAGAGCTACTGATTGTGGCTATTGGAAAGCCACTGGAAAAGAGCGCAATGTGAAATCAGGTTCTAATGTCATAGGTACGAAACGAACTTTGGTGTTTCACTTAGGTCGTGCACCTAAAGGCGAAAGGACAGAATGGATTATGCATGAGTACTGCGTCAGTGACAGGTCTCCG GATTCTTTGGTAGTTTGTCGCCTCAAGAGAAACACAGAGTTTCGTGTGAACGATGCTTCCAATAGAGCCTCTTCAAGTCAAGTTAACCCGGTGCATTCACATGAAAGTGATTGTGCTGTCTCAGAAGGTGGTATTGATGATAAAAGGCGCATTTGTGATCATGAACAAGAAAAGGAGGTTGATGGTAGTTCCAGGCGTGACAGCAGCAGTTACGGTTCACCTTCAATGGAACAAATTGATTCCGTGTCTGAATCAAATCAAAGACCGGCTAATGACGCTACTTTGACAGACTTTTCGGGCCAGCTAAAG ATGGATGAAGAGGATTGTTATGCTGAGATACTAAAGAATGATATCATAAAATTAGATGAATCATCAATGGCTCAAGGGGCTCAAACAAGACAACATGACCTTGCATATTCTCATCCCTGCCAAGGCACTGCACAGAGGAGAATACGATTAAGGGTTGCGAAATCAACACATTCTCAAACAGGAGTTCGTTTCTCAAGAACAATGCACCAATCAAAGAGTAGCTTCTTTGCTAAAATGACCAACCGTTTGATGATATTTGCTTTCTTTGTTTTCACTCTTATGgctatatttttttggtatttattGGGTGGTCACAAACAATTGAGAAATATTGTGGGAAAGTTTCGGGCG TTAGGAGTTATGTCGAGGCCTATGTTGCTTGTTTTCTTGCTTATTATACTTATAATCACTTCACAGTTTGAGTGGAAGCAACCGCTTGTGTCCGATGTTGAGTCCAATTCCAGTTTAACTCAAAAGCAGCATCGTATTTCTAATGCTGAAGAAACCGTTAAGGAGAAg ATTATTTTAGTGCAAGAGAAAAATATTCGAAGACTGAATGAGCTTGTCCGACATCTTCAAGAACAACTACAGCAGTGTAAAGGAAACAATGGAACTATAAATAGCACTGTAGTCCCTCTAACTGAACGGATTCTTGAGCTTGAGCGACAACAAATTTTAGAGGATTAA
- the LOC123899345 gene encoding pentatricopeptide repeat-containing protein At2g33680, protein MLPTIFPPQHRQLLQDLIHCTQNKDILKGRTFHARILKNGSLSSIYVANTLFNLYAKSGYLSHAFVLFDSIDDNQKDVVSWNSLINAFSKHHSASSYSFAINLFRRMMRVNNVVPNAHTLVGVVSAASNLSDVFAGRQAHSIAVKVGCAGDVYVGSSLLNMYCKTGFVFDAHKLFDRMPNRNTVSWATMISGYASCDLADKAVEVFELMRREEEIENEFAFTSVLSGLTSDVFVCTGRQVHSLAIKNGLLLIVSVANALVTMYAKCGSLDDAVRTFEFSGDKNSITWSAMVTGYAQSGDSDKALKLFNSMHSSGALPSEFTLVGAINACSDLCAVVEGKQLHGFAFKSGFGLQLYVLSALVDMYAKCGSLADARKGFECIQQPDVVLWTSIITGYVQNGDYEGALNLYGKMQMERVIPNELTMASVLKACSSLAALDQGKQMHARIIKYGFKLEVPVGSALSAMYAKCGSLDDGYLIFWRMPTRDVISWNAMISGLSQNGHGNNALKLFEEMLLEGIKPDPVTFVNLLSACSHMGLVDKGRGYFKMMFDQFNIAPMVEHYACMVDILSRAGKLNEAKEFIESATVDHGLCLWRILLGACKNHRNYELGIYAGEKLMELGSPESSAYVLLSSIYTALGEFEDVERVRRMMKARGVKKEPGCSWIELKSLVHVFVVGDNMHPQIDEIRLELRLLTRLMRDEGYQPHLDSLSETVGDNLTDQEGCHEIQLSVCGGL, encoded by the exons ATGCTTCCAACAATATTTCCTCCGCAACATCGTCAACTGTTGCAAGACCTCATTCACTGTACACAAAACAAAGACATCCTCAAAGGTCGAACCTTTCACGCTCGCATTCTCAAAAACGGTTCACTTTCTTCCATTTACGTTGCAAACACTCTCTTCAATCTCTACGCAAAATCTGGTTACTTATCACACGCTTTTGTTCTCTTTGATTCTATAGACGATAACCAAAAAGACGTTGTTTCATGGAACTCTCTCATCAATGCTTTCTCAAAACACCATTCAGCTTCATCTTATTCATTTGCTATAAACCTTTTTCGTCGTATGATGCGGGTTAACAATGTGGTTCCTAATGCTCATACTCTCGTTGGTGTTGTCTCTGCTGCTTCTAATCTTTCTGATGTATTTGCTGGAAGACAAGCTCATTCTATTGCTGTTAAAGTTGGCTGCGCCGGTGATGTTTATGTTGGGAGTTCGCTTTTAAATATGTATTGTAAAACGGGTTTTGTTTTCGATGCTCATAAGCTGTTTGATAGAATGCCTAATAGAAATACGGTTTCTTGGGCTACTATGATTTCTGGGTATGCTTCTTGTGACCTTGCTGACAAGGCGGTTGAGGTTTTTGAACTTATGCGTAGGGAGGAAGAGATTGAGAATGAGTTTGCTTTCACTAGTGTTCTTAGTGGATTGACCAGTGATGTGTTTGTGTGCACTGGTAGGCAGGTTCATTCACTTGCTATTAAAAATGGGTTGCTTTTGATTGTCTCTGTTGCTAATGCTCTTGTGACAATGTATGCTAAATGTGGTAGTCTTGATGATGCGGTTCGGACTTTTGAATTTTCGGGGGATAAGAATTCTATTACTTGGTCAGCTATGGTTACTGGTTATGCACAGAGTGGAGACTCTGATAAAGCTTTGAAATTGTTTAATAGTATGCATTCTTCTGGAGCACTGCCTTCAGAGTTTACTTTAGTTGGGGCGATCAATGCTTGCAGTGACCTTTGTGCTGTTGTAGAAGGGAAACAATTGCATGGTTTTGCTTTCAAGTCGGGGTTTGGATTGCAATTGTATGTTTTGTCAGCTTTGGTGGATATGTATGCAAAATGTGGTAGCTTAGCCGATGCTCGTAAGGGTTTTGAGTGTATACAACAACCTGATGTTGTTCTTTGGACTTCTATCATAACAGGTTATGTACAAAATGGGGATTATGAAGGTGCTCTAAATCTGTATGGGAAAATGCAAATGGAGAGAGTTATCCCTAATGAACTAACAATGGCAAGTGTCCTAAAAGCTTGTTCCAGTCTAGCTGCTTTAGATCAGGGAAAGCAAATGCATGCTCGGATCATCAAGTATGGTTTCAAGTTGGAAGTTCCGGTTGGGAGTGCTCTTTCTGCCATGTATGCAAAGTGTGGAAGTTTGGATGATGGGTACCTTATTTTTTGGAGGATGCCTACCAGAGATGTAATTTCATGGAATGCAATGATATCTGGACTTTCTCAAAATGGTCATGGTAACAATGCCTTGAAGCTGTTTGAGGAGATGTTATTGGAGGGAATAAAGCCTGATCCAGTCACGTTTGTGAATCTTCTCTCTGCTTGTAGTCATATGGGACTAGTGGACAAAGGCCGGGGTTATTTCAAGATGATGTTTGATCAGTTTAACATTGCTCCGATGGTTGAGCATTACGCTTGTATGGTTGACATCTTGAGCCGTGCAGGTAAGCTCAATGAAGCTAAAGAGTTCATTGAATCTGCAACGGTTGATCATGGTCTGTGTTTGTGGCGCATATTATTAGGAGCTTGCAAGAACCATCGTAACTATGAACTCGGAATTTATGCTGGAGAGAAACTGATGGAACTAGGGTCACCAGAATCATCTGCTTATGTATTGTTATCAAGTATATATACAGCCTTAGGGGAGTTCGAAGATGTAGAGCGTGTCAGGAGGATGATGAAAGCTAGAGGGGTGAAGAAAGAACCTGGCTGTAGCTGGATTGAGTTAAAAAGTTTGGTTCATGTGTTTGTTGTTGGAGACAATATGCACCCGCAAATTGATGAAATACGGTTAGAGTTAAGGTTGTTAACCAGATTGATGAGAGATGAAGGGTATCAACCTCATTTGGATTCATTGTCTGAAACTGTTGGAGATAATTTGACAG ATCAAGAAGGATGTCACGAGATACAACTCAGCGTTTGTGGTGGCTTGTAG
- the LOC123898075 gene encoding (+)-neomenthol dehydrogenase-like, which yields MAEARQRLAVVTGANRGVGFAICKQLGSNGIKVVLAARDEKRGLEAVKKLKELGLPGNVVFHQLDVTDSASIASFAKFITTQFGKLDILVNNAAIVGANVDGEALAALGVVVDPGLVDWGKIYSENYALVEKSLRTNYFGTKELTRALIPLLQCSNLPKIVNVSSSLGRLQVMPNGRPKGVLSGVENLTEEKIDEILSEFLNDYKEGSHETKGWPISNSGYIVSKVALNAYTRVLAKKYPSFSINAISPGYVKTDMNHGNGVLTSDEGAEPIVRLALLYYDSPSGLFFSRGEEKSF from the exons ATGGCAGAAGCAAGACAAAG GCTTGCGGTGGTGACAGGAGCAAATAGGGGAGTTGGATTCGCAATATGCAAGCAATTGGGTTCTAATGGAATCAAAGTGGTGTTAGCAGCAAGGGATGAGAAGAGGGGTCTTGAAGCTGTTAAGAAATTGAAAGAGCTTGGACTTCCTGGCAATGTAGTTTTTCATCAATTGGATGTCACAGATTCTGCAAGTATTGCATCATTTGCAAAATTCATCACAACCCAGTTTGGTAAACTTGACATCTTG GTAAATAATGCAGCAATTGTAGGAGCAAATGTGGATGGTGAGGCTTTGGCTGCTCTTGGTGTTGTG GTAGATCCTGGCCTTGTTGATTGGGGGAAAATATACTCTGAAAACTACGCATTAGTTGAAAAAAGCCTAAGAACTAACTATTTTGGAACTAAGGAATTAACGAGAGCTCTTATTCCTCTTCTTCAGTGTTCAAACTTGCCAAAAATTGTCAATGTTTCTTCATCTCTGGGAAGGTTGCAG GTTATGCCAAACGGACGACCTAAAGGAGTACTAAGTGGTGTTGAAAATCTCACTGAAGAAAAGATTGATGAAATTTTGAGTGAATTTCTAAATGATTATAAGGAGGGTTCACATGAAACCAAAGGTTGGCCCATATCTAATTCTGGATATATCGTTTCAAAAGTTGCTCTTAATGCCTACACAAGAGTTCTTGCTAAGAAGTACCCTTCCTTTTCTATAAACGCAATATCCCCTGGTTATGTCAAAACAGATATGAATCATGGTAATGGTGTCCTAACATCTGATGAAGGCGCTGAACCTATCGTGAGATTGGCGCTATTGTACTATGATAGTCCTTCTGGCCTATTTTTCTCTCGGGGTGAAGAGAAATCATTTTGA